The Cydia pomonella isolate Wapato2018A chromosome 20, ilCydPomo1, whole genome shotgun sequence genome contains a region encoding:
- the LOC133529101 gene encoding uncharacterized protein LOC133529101, translating to MDLSAQEVIDGILSKEATETPSDSVKLEELDLELPKWFEEKKYNQGRRFYWDNCFSLTTSMLMGLLAVLAVPSILNILISSRRSSSQYTSYKRYLSTILHTSSWFECELKPGTTAWKSLYTVRSRHLKAGLAAKLQGLGVVSQRDIALTQFGFIGFAVLKPDKFGVRQTQEFDWDAYCHTWAVIGHMIGLQDRYNLCRRNVEETRQVCQAILDRVYTPCLENVPEYFEHMSRVLLESMWCINPTINVDSALYAVKLLADVPGYIYTEADRIELQRRIREKLKGKPIDSGVDSRELVAAPAVAGLPPRAPRLLRLRDYETIDHAPEYSSLPFWSKYNLTFSYLIIFFHTTFLGRVYFKLNYLYSLWLMKYCPYLAFFKFGIRNSFVNIFKEDPTDDTKPKPNSEYNKPKPPETWFRIILGAFW from the exons CACAAGAGGTTATCGACGGGATCCTGTCCAAAGAGGCTACCGAGACTCCATCTGACTCGGTCAAACTAGAAGAACTCGACCTTGAGCTGCCAAAATGGTTCGAAGAGAAGAAATACAACCA AGGCCGCCGCTTCTACTGGGACAACTGCTTCTCGCTGACAACTTcgatgctgatggggctgctgGCCGTGCTAGCGGTGCCCTCCATCCTCAACATCCTCATCAGCTCGCGCCGCTCCTCCTCGCAGTACACCAGCTACAAGCGATACCTCTCCACTATTCTACACACCAGTTCCTGGTTTGAGTGTGAACTCAAACCGGGTACGAC GGCTTGGAAGTCGCTATACACCGTCCGCAGCCGTCACCTAAAGGCCGGGCTCGCCGCCAAGCTGCAGGGCCTAGGCGTGGTCTCGCAGCGCGATATCGCGCTCACCCAGTTCGGCTTCATTGGCTTTGCCGTCCTGAAGCCGGACAAGTTTGGAGTGCGGCAGACTCAGGAGTTCGACTGGGACGCCTATTGTCACACATGGGCTGTCATTGGACATATGATCGGGCTGCAGGATAG ATACAACCTCTGCCGCAGAAACGTAGAAGAGACCCGGCAAGTCTGTCAGGCGATCCTTGACAGGGTTTACACACCTTGCCTGGAGAACGTGCCCGAGTACTTCGAGCACATGTCTCGTGTCTTGCTCGAGTCCATGTGGTGCATCAACCCTACCATCAACGTCGACTCGGCGTTATACGCAGTGAAACTACTGGCGGATGTGCCGGGGTACATCTATACTGAGGCCGACAGAATAGAACTTCAGAGGAGAATTAGAGAGAAACTCAAGGGGAAACCGATAGACTCAG GCGTGGACTCCCGCGAGCTGGTGGCGGCGCCGGCCGTGGCGGGGctgccgccgcgcgcgccgcgcctgctGCGCCTGCGCGACTACGAGACCATCGACCACGCCCCCGAGTACAGCTCCCTCCCTTTCTGGTCCAAATATAATTTGACCTTCTCCTATCTCATCATATTTTTCCATACCACCTTCCTAGGACGCGTGTATTTCAAACTAAACTATTTGTATAGCCTCTGGTTGATGAAATACTGCCCGTACTTGGCGTTCTTCAAGTTCGGAATCAGGAATTCTTTCGTTAATATCTTTAAGGAGGATCCCACGGATGATACGAAACCGAAACCTAATTCGGAGTATAACAAGCCGAAACCTCCGGAAACTTGGTTTAGAATCATTTTAGGCGCGTTTTGGTGA